The following is a genomic window from Neurospora crassa OR74A linkage group III, whole genome shotgun sequence.
GAGCTTGTAGAAGAGGAGGGCCTGGTagagaaggccgagaagctGGGTCAGATCTTCCGGGAAGGAGTGGAGGCGTTCAAGTCTCCCATTGTTAAGCTCGTTCGCGGCAAGGGACTGTTGAATGCCGTGGTTATTGATGAGTCTGCGGCCGCTGGGCGGACAGCCTGGGATTTGTGCATTTtgttgaaggagaagggtgTCCTCGTGAGTAATGTCCGTTCCTTCCGTTGCTGATGATAGTGCTAACCACAAATTCCAGGCGAAACCCACACACGGAAACATCATCCGCTTCGCTCCTCCGCTAGTCAtcaccgaggaggagctaCGGGGTGCTATCAAGACCTTCGGAGAGGCCCTGCAGGAGCTCCCAACTGTCACGAAGTCCGAGGGACATTAGTTGATgtttgaggaggatggagcgGCGTGTTGCGTTCTCACTCGGCATGCACTGCATTTGTTGTAACCCGGGCGCAACTGGTTTTTCTTCGATGTTCGGATACCCAGGGACTTGCGGATATCAGACTGATTATTGGGAATATTTTTATCATCCTGACCCTTGACGTCAGCGGGTAATGGGAAAAGTTTATATACCACCATGTAACACAGTTAATCACCGGAAGGAACCACCCATGAATCAAACAATACCAAGTGTGTTCACCCTACCTTACACCTTACACTTCCACAAGTCATACAAAACACAACACTCGCGTAGCTAGGCAACTTCGGAGACTCGGCGACCGTCTAACCTTACATCGGGTTTTTATGGAATCCTTCTGGAATACCGTGAAGGCCTTTGCATAACCTCCAAAAGTGAGAAGAAGCTCGGGACGTCGGGCCTGTCAGGCAGTGAACATGTCACACCCGTTACCAGCGGGCACCTCCGTCTTGCCTACTGAGTTGCTGTTTGGCTTCTGGTCTCGTCACGTTCCAGACACAGAGCACTGTACCATTGAAACCTCACATAAACGTCATAAATGGGACAAAATCGATAGGTGATACCCTTATATCACGAggcttgtcttgtctttcgAGGGTTAATATTTCGCTGGGACCGATAGATGGAATTACCTATTTTCCGTAGCGTTATCTTATTGGTTATCTTGTATAGTTAAGAGAAACGGCCACTAATTAATTATCAATGGGAATAGAACGGTCGACGGAGGATATTGAAAAGTCAACATTTAATTGTGCCACATACATGCAAGGAATACAGTACATCCTCGGTGTCTGTACGTATGAGCCTTGGTATATTCTCCTAACAAAACAAGTCATTATGGCTTTGAAAGCAAACATTTCTTCCGAAACATCCCATGGTATCATTTCAtgaaaaaaattaaaataaaataaaaacccTCTGTTCGCTCTTCGCATTCCTCATAAATATGATCCTCATCATGCACATCATCCCATCCAGGCACAATCAAAGCATATACCTAAACTCGGGATTCAGATCCCCCAAatccgccttctcctcctccgtcaacCCTCCATCCCCTTGCATCTTGGCTCTCCTCTTATTCTCCATCGTCACACTAATCGCATACAACAGACACGCCAGCGCCGACAAGCACGTGAAGGAGACGCAAATCGCATACCCCATGCGATAGTGATTCTTGGCATCGCTCGCCACAAAGCTGTAGGTCGCAATGATACCGCCAATGTTGCCAAACGCAATCTGCCACGCCGTGCCGATGGCCTTGCGGTGGTGCCCGCCCAAGTTCATGTTGAACCAGCACACAATGATGGGCATCGCACTGTACGCGCCCATGGCGACGAGAAAGAGGCCGCCGTACTGCACGTTGACGTGTGCGGGGTCGTGCACGGTCATGAGGATGGCGAAACCGGCGATGGCGACGGCGATGCCCAAGATGGCGAACATGAAGCGGTGGCGGAGGTAGTCGGAAGCGACGGCGGTGACCATGGCGAACCCAAAGGCGGCGGCCCAGGGCGGGACGGAATGGAGCTGCGTCTGGATGGCCGAGTACTTGTAGGAGCCGATGATGGTCGGGGAGAAGTACGCGTACGAGTAGGCCGGGACGATCAGGCCGAGGTACATGATGCCGCCGAGCCAGATGCGGTGGTCGGTCAGCGCCTTGCCGACGTCCCGCAGAGTGATCTTGCGCTCGGCCGCCGAGTGTCCGTGGTCCGCCTGTAGCATGGCCTGGACGTACTCGCGCTCGGCGGGCTTGAGGAAGCGCGCTTCCTCGGGGAAGGCGGGGAAggtgaagaaaaagagaacgCCGGCTAGGAAAGTGACGCAACCCTCCACGATGAAAATCCAGCGCCAGCCGCGGTAGCCTTGTAAGCGGTCCATCTTGCCGATGGCGGAGGCCAGCAGGCCGCCAAAGGCGCCCGCCagagaggtggaggagaagaagagcgagTACCGCTTTTGCGCATCGGCGCGCTTGTACCAcgaggcgaggaggaagaagcaacCGGGGAACATGGAGCACTCGAACACGCCGAGAAAGAAACGGGTGGCTAGTAGACCGCCGTAGTTCTGCACCAGTCCctggaagatggagacgAGACCGAAGCCAACGCAGCAGATGGACAGCCAGACGCGAGGCGAGAACTTCTTCATCAGGATGTTGCCGGGGATTTCGAGGATGATGTAggggacgaagaagatggtTAGGGCCGTGTTGTATTCGACTTTCTCTAGCCCCAAGTCGGCCTCGAGTCCAAAGGAGCGGGCGTTGCCAATGTTGACTCGGTCCAAGAAGGCGAGCAGGTACAGGAAAATGATGAAGGGGATGATGTGTCGGTCGATCTTGCGCACGATGGCCGCCTCGGTGGTGCCCTCGGGCGGCGAGAGAGCAGTTGCGGTCGTGGGGGAGTTCGGACCAACGTCGTAGGAGATGCGGCCGGCCTCGGCGCCCTTGTCGGAGCTGCTGAACCCCGAAGGGTCATGATGGGTCTTCTCCTCGAGGGAGACTGTGAAATCATGTTAGAATGTGACGTGTATGTGTGAGGTAACGTGAAATAACGTGAAGGAAAAGGGTAAGGATTCAACTTACGATCCTTGATATCGGACATGATTCTTGTCTTGCAGCTTCTGGTTCCCAAGCAACATCCACCTAGTATTACAAGAACGGTAAAGGTgagggagggaaaggaggaggggaggggagggaaagaagagtcGTTTATaggaacttgaagaagagagaggggaTCTGCGAACGATCGGCCATGCAACGGGGATTCGAGGTTTAAGTAGTGTACTTGGGTACGGGTCGGACGCGGTGTCAACATGTATCGAAGACGCACTACTGCGGACAGACACGGCGGAGGCCGACCGGTCGGGGTCGGTGCAATGCATCAGTGCAGATATGATGGTTGCATCTGGCATGGTACATACATGAGTACATGACTGACCAAGGATCTCTGGCGTCAGTCCCCTTCTTTCAAAGTGTTCCATTTCACACGGTCTTCTCGATGGCTCACGTATAATTGGATGAGTGTGACACAACGAACGGACACACTTGGGTGCGCCGCCGGTGGATGGCCGATGGTGACCTGGATCGACGGTGTCGCCTCCACCATTGACCATTGGGAACTCTACCCTAGCCTTTCCCAATCCG
Proteins encoded in this region:
- a CDS encoding MFS transporter, translated to MLTPRPTRTQVHYLNLESPLHGRSFADPLSLLQVPINDSSFPPLPSSFPSLTFTVLVILGGCCLGTRSCKTRIMSDIKDLSLEEKTHHDPSGFSSSDKGAEAGRISYDVGPNSPTTATALSPPEGTTEAAIVRKIDRHIIPFIIFLYLLAFLDRVNIGNARSFGLEADLGLEKVEYNTALTIFFVPYIILEIPGNILMKKFSPRVWLSICCVGFGLVSIFQGLVQNYGGLLATRFFLGVFECSMFPGCFFLLASWYKRADAQKRYSLFFSSTSLAGAFGGLLASAIGKMDRLQGYRGWRWIFIVEGCVTFLAGVLFFFTFPAFPEEARFLKPAEREYVQAMLQADHGHSAAERKITLRDVGKALTDHRIWLGGIMYLGLIVPAYSYAYFSPTIIGSYKYSAIQTQLHSVPPWAAAFGFAMVTAVASDYLRHRFMFAILGIAVAIAGFAILMTVHDPAHVNVQYGGLFLVAMGAYSAMPIIVCWFNMNLGGHHRKAIGTAWQIAFGNIGGIIATYSFVASDAKNHYRMGYAICVSFTCLSALACLLYAISVTMENKRRAKMQGDGGLTEEEKADLGDLNPEFRYML